The proteins below come from a single Malus domestica chromosome 03, GDT2T_hap1 genomic window:
- the LOC139194523 gene encoding L-type lectin-domain containing receptor kinase IX.1-like — MVVVLLLKLLLFQLLPCAAPLSFNFSSFPKVPRNLSLEGDASVDGTFLRLTISAADIQRNKSVGRATCSQPFLLRENATGKLADFTTNFTFAIDSLDNTRYGDGLAFFLAPNGSSLNTTVGLGGYLGLPVIELPNNESTNLYPFVAVEFDIYKNNRISIKDPDGGHVGIDMNSLKSKVTKPWNGSITTGGENTARIRYDSGSKNLSVVYTSFENASLVWRNISYIVDLNEYLQGYVVVGFTAATGTLTALHKINSWNFSSTELRDENEFNNSAPENGVNVGLLVGLVVGGCVVLAGGLVLVWCICWRKGKTGGSSDDEDPTVNDSIDEEFEKGTGPKKFSYKKLARSTGNFDEGEKLGEGGFGGVYRGFIKDLDSYVAVKRVSSRSRQGMKEYAAEVRIISRLRHRNLVQLIGWCHEKGELLLVYEFMSNGSLDSHLFKPKTLLHWEARYRIAQGLASGLFYLHEEWEQCVLHRDIKSSNIMLDSNFNTKLGDFGLARLVDHGKQSQTTVLAGTMGYMAPECVTTGKASKETDVYSFGVVALEIACGRKPIDPKFGRTQINMVEWVWELYGEGKIIEAADPKLCGEFDAKQMECLLIVGLWCAHPDYTMRPSIQQTIQVLNFEVPLPILPSKMPVASYVSLPVSFSISASYNTDLERRQTESSGHGYNTNSSQFTSSSASNSFPSASLLYTR; from the coding sequence ATGGTGGTTGTCCTTCTTCTCAAACTTCTCTTGTTTCAGCTACTTCCTTGTGCAGCTCCATTATCCTtcaacttctcctccttccCAAAAGTCCCCCGCAATTTATCTCTCGAGGGAGATGCTTCCGTCGACGGCACGTTCCTCCGTCTGACTATTAGCGCTGCCGACATCCAACGGAACAAAAGTGTCGGCCGAGCCACCTGTTCTCAACCCTTCCTCCTCCGCGAGAACGCCACCGGAAAACTCGCTGATTTCACCACAAACTTCACATTCGCCATCGACTCCTTAGACAATACGCGCTACGGCGACGGACTCGCCTTCTTTTTGGCGCCAAACGGGTCCTCACTCAACACCACAGTAGGCCTAGGCGGCTATCTAGGCCTCCCCGTCATAGAGCTGCCAAATAATGAATCGACGAATCTGTACCCCTTTGTGGCAGTGGAGTTTGATATCTACAAGAATAACCGAATTTCCATCAAAGATCCTGACGGCGGTCATGTTGGTATTGACATGAACTCTCTCAAGTCTAAAGTTACAAAGCCTTGGAATGGATCCATTACAACCGGAGGGGAAAATACTGCTCGGATTCGCTACGATTCTGGATCCAAAAACCTTAGTGTTGTTTACACTAGTTTTGAGAATGCTTCCCTAGTGTGGAGGAATATTAGTTACATTGTAGACCTGAATGAGTACTTGCAGGGTTATGTTGTTGTTGGGTTCACTGCCGCGACAGGGACTCTTACAGCTCTACATAAAATCAACTCATGGAATTTTAGTTCTACAGAACTGCGCGATGAGAACGAGTTTAACAACTCGGCGCCAGAAAACGGGGTCAATGTCGGACTGCTTGTTGGGCTGGTTGTTGGTGGGTGTGTGGTTTTGGCTGGTgggttggttttggtttggtgcATTTGTTGGAGGAAGGGAAAAACAGGGGGAAGTAGTGATGATGAGGATCCTACGGTGAACGACTCGATCGATGAGGAATTCGAGAAGGGGACGGGCCCGAAGAAGTTTTCGTACAAGAAATTGGCTCGATCCACGGGTAATTTCGATGAGGGAGAAAAGCTTGGAGAAGGAGGATTTGGTGGGGTTTATAGAGGGTTCATAAAAGACTTGGACTCGTATGTTGCTGTTAAGAGGGTGTCAAGTCGGTCTAGACAGGGGATGAAGGAGTACGCGGCGGAAGTAAGGATCATTAGTCGACTTAGGCATCGGAATCTGGTGCAACTAATCGGTTGGTGCCATGAAAAAGGAGAGCTCCTGCTTGTTTACGAGTTCATGTCCAACGGAAGCTTAGATTCCCATTTGTTCAAACCGAAAACCTTGTTACATTGGGAGGCAAGATACAGAATTGCTCAAGGCTTGGCATCCGGGTTGTTCTATCTACACGAAGAATGGGAACAATGTGTGCTGCACAGGGATATTAAATCGAGCAATATTATGCTCGATtcaaatttcaacaccaaacttGGGGATTTCGGATTAGCTCGACTTGTGGATCATGGAAAACAATCGCAAACCACGGTTCTAGCTGGAACCATGGGATACATGGCTCCGGAATGCGTTACCACAGGAAAGGCAAGCAAGGAAACAGATGTCTACAGCTTTGGAGTTGTTGCTTTGGAGATAGCTTGCGGGAGAAAACCCATTGATCCAAAGTTTGGAAGGACTCAAATTAACATGGTGGAGTGGGTTTGGGAGCTTTATGGAGAAGGGAAAATCATTGAAGCAGCTGACCCTAAATTGTGTGGAGAGTTCGATGCGAAACAGATGGAGTGTTTGTTGATTGTTGGGCTGTGGTGTGCTCATCCGGATTACACGATGAGGCCTTCGATACAACAAACAATTCAAgtacttaacttcgaagttccattGCCCATTCTCCCATCAAAGATGCCGGTGGCCAGCTATGTATCTCTTCCGGTATCATTTTCAATCTCGGCGAGTTACAATACTGATTTGGAAAGACGTCAGACAGAGTCTTCGGGTCATGGTTACAACACCAACTCCTCACAATTCACCTCATCTTCTGCATCCAATTCTTTTCCATCAGCCTCACTTTTGTATACAAGATAA